A genomic stretch from Neodiprion fabricii isolate iyNeoFabr1 chromosome 3, iyNeoFabr1.1, whole genome shotgun sequence includes:
- the LOC124177880 gene encoding uncharacterized protein LOC124177880 isoform X1 — MICKSFLHDVTGHVAEITSPNKAIIHFTLDSVLQTAFLKIQRFYKDGKCLPDNENLNKYIKIANKVKFSCHLIDNAEPGQCKWFITNCWRHIESEQHTATLSTGIMNVAGTVMDLKQRHGMLVMTDLLENEFRVHFLASKVYIYGKRLSASKPLSSHLQIEDKVYFDAIPCFPEENNQKCNWFATCVHKGKKPEDLYKDPNRIEATETDKDGLNRSVNNFVLNNQVSSSHCQQQELVPPEYASTINTCETVKQTHSANVDNSFNNSFNNSFNNSFNNSFNNSFNNSGLGEMESSKEDANPRAEHDPKLNAKMLHDIKLLTNNPKAVFAKSNGIIMGIINEEYGVILGEFQRNIFESILFHRSNAFLFKMNLAHSKLSEIFIEGDRVRFIAVNAPKQFVCEWIATQVSVANFAEEGDEQGEDHEVPIVEESPNVQILE, encoded by the exons ATGATCTGCAAAAGTTTTCTCCACGACGTGACCGGGCATGTGGCCGAAATCACGTCACCTAACAAAGCGATAATCCACTTCACGTTGGACAGTGTATTGCAAACTGCATTTCTCAAAATTCAGCGATTCTACAAAGACGGAAAATGCCTACCTGATAATGAAAATCtcaacaaatatattaaaatcgCCAACAAG GTGAAGTTTTCTTGTCACCTTATCGACAATGCAGAGCCTGGGCAGTGCAAATGGTTCATAACGAACTGCTGGCGGCATATTGAAAGCGAGCAGCATACTGCGACTTTGTCAACCGGCATAATGAACGTCGCAGGAACAGTGATGGACCTGAAGCAACGTCACGGGATGTTAGTAATGACTGACCTGCTGGAGAATGAATTTAGGGTTCATTTTCTTGCCAGCAAAGTGTATATCTATGGGAAAAGGTTGTCAGCATCGAAGCCGTTGTCCAGCCATCTCCAGATCGAGGACAAAGTTTATTTTGACGCAATACCGTGCTTTCCGgaagaaaataatcaaaagtGTAATTGGTTCGCGACTTGCGTTCACAAAGGGAAAAAGCCCGAGGATCTGTACAAGGATCCAAATAGAATTGAGGCCACTGAGACTGACAAGG ATGGACTTAACAGGAGTGTCAATAATTTCGTTTTGAATAACCAAGTGTCTTCTAGTCACTGTCAGCAACAAGAACTTGTACCACCTGAGTATGCTTCAACCATCAACACATGTGAAACTGTCAAACAGACGCACAGTGCCAACGTAGATAATTCATTCAACAATTCATTCAACAATTCATTCAACAATTCATTTAACAATTCATTCAACAATTCATTCAACAATTCTGGTCTTGGGGAAATGGAATCATCCAAAGAAGATGCCAATCCAAGAGCTGAACATGACCCAAAACTTAATGCCAAGATGTTGCATGATATTAAGCTG TTAACGAACAATCCCAAAGCAGTGTTTGCTAAAAGTAACGGTATCATCATGGGTATAATAAATGAAGAATACGGCGTGATATTGGGGGAATTTCAACGAAACATCTTTGAGAGTATCCTGTTTCATCGTAGCAATGCATTCCTATTCAAAATGAATCTGGCCCACTCTAAACTTTCAGAAATCTTCATTGAAG GTGATCGAGTAAGATTCATCGCTGTCAATGCGCCTAAGCAATTCGTTTGCGAGTGGATCGCCACGCAGGTATCCGTTGCAAACTTTGCAGAGGAAGGAGACGAGCAAGGAGAGGATCACGAAGTGCCGATAGTAGAAGAATCCCCCAATGTACAAAttttagaataa
- the LOC124177880 gene encoding uncharacterized protein LOC124177880 isoform X2 → MICKSFLHDVTGHVAEITSPNKAIIHFTLDSVLQTAFLKIQRFYKDGKCLPDNENLNKYIKIANKVKFSCHLIDNAEPGQCKWFITNCWRHIESEQHTATLSTGIMNVAGTVMDLKQRHGMLVMTDLLENEFRVHFLASKVYIYGKRLSASKPLSSHLQIEDKVYFDAIPCFPEENNQKCNWFATCVHKGKKPEDLYKDPNRIEATETDKDGLNRSVNNFVLNNQVSSSHCQQQELVPPEYASTINTCETVKQTHSANVDNSFNNSFNNSFNNSFNNSFNNSFNNSGLGEMESSKEDANPRAEHDPKLNAKMLHDIKLVIE, encoded by the exons ATGATCTGCAAAAGTTTTCTCCACGACGTGACCGGGCATGTGGCCGAAATCACGTCACCTAACAAAGCGATAATCCACTTCACGTTGGACAGTGTATTGCAAACTGCATTTCTCAAAATTCAGCGATTCTACAAAGACGGAAAATGCCTACCTGATAATGAAAATCtcaacaaatatattaaaatcgCCAACAAG GTGAAGTTTTCTTGTCACCTTATCGACAATGCAGAGCCTGGGCAGTGCAAATGGTTCATAACGAACTGCTGGCGGCATATTGAAAGCGAGCAGCATACTGCGACTTTGTCAACCGGCATAATGAACGTCGCAGGAACAGTGATGGACCTGAAGCAACGTCACGGGATGTTAGTAATGACTGACCTGCTGGAGAATGAATTTAGGGTTCATTTTCTTGCCAGCAAAGTGTATATCTATGGGAAAAGGTTGTCAGCATCGAAGCCGTTGTCCAGCCATCTCCAGATCGAGGACAAAGTTTATTTTGACGCAATACCGTGCTTTCCGgaagaaaataatcaaaagtGTAATTGGTTCGCGACTTGCGTTCACAAAGGGAAAAAGCCCGAGGATCTGTACAAGGATCCAAATAGAATTGAGGCCACTGAGACTGACAAGG ATGGACTTAACAGGAGTGTCAATAATTTCGTTTTGAATAACCAAGTGTCTTCTAGTCACTGTCAGCAACAAGAACTTGTACCACCTGAGTATGCTTCAACCATCAACACATGTGAAACTGTCAAACAGACGCACAGTGCCAACGTAGATAATTCATTCAACAATTCATTCAACAATTCATTCAACAATTCATTTAACAATTCATTCAACAATTCATTCAACAATTCTGGTCTTGGGGAAATGGAATCATCCAAAGAAGATGCCAATCCAAGAGCTGAACATGACCCAAAACTTAATGCCAAGATGTTGCATGATATTAAGCTG GTGATCGAGTAA